From the Pyramidobacter porci genome, the window GCTCCATTTTCGTCATGACATCCGCCTGCTCTACGCCGCCTATCCCATCACCTGGGCGCTGAGCGCCGCAGCGCTGCTGTTCTGTCTCCGACGCATCCGCTGGACGGAGGAGAGGCCATAAAAACGAAAAATCGTCTCCGAAACGTTTTGGGCTGCGAACGTTTCGGGGACGATTTTCTGTTCATCTACTCTTCGCTTTTCATTAATTATGCCGTACGAATCGAAGGAGAACCGAAAGGCTGGCGCAGCGGCCATGCCAAGGTTCATCGGGAAGAATCCTTCGGGACGTTCTTCCCAAAGATCCGTTATTTCTTCACTTGCATTTTTTTATTCCATAACTTATAATCCCCTCAAGGTTTGCTAATAATAATATCGAAAGGAGATTTTTTCAAGGATGAAAAAATTTTGGGCTTTGCTTCTGGCAGTGGGAATGATGGCTTCTGCGGCCCTGGCCGCGGACAAAGTGGTCCGCATCGGCGTGTTCGAGCCCGCCTCGGGCGACAGCGGCGCCGGCGGCAAACAGGAAATTCTCGGCATGCAGTACGCCAACAAGATCACTCCGACCGTCGAGATCGGCGGCGTCACCTACAAAGTGGAACTGGTCTACGCCGACAACGGCTCCTCCACGGACAAGGCTCCCACGGCAGCGCAGCAGTTGGTCAGCTCCGGCGTCTCGCTGGTGCTCGGTTCCTATGGCTCGGCCGTTTCCATCGCCGGTTCGCAGTATTTTGCCGACGCGGGGATTCCCGCCATCGGCGTGACTTGCACCAATCCGCAGGTCACGGCCGGCAACAAGCACTACTTCCGCGTCTGCTTCCTCGATCCGTTCCAGGGCACGGTGCTTGCCAACTACGCTTACAAGGTTCTCGGCGCCCGCACGGCGTACTGCCTCGGCGAACTGGGCAACGACTACGACATCGGTCTGTGCCATTACTTCCAGGTCGCTTTCGAGAAGCTGGGCGGCAAGGTCGTCACCGACACGTTCCCGACGGGCAACTCGGACTTCACTTCCTATCTGACGAACGCCGCGATGTACGGCTCCGACGTGTTCTTCTGCCCCGTTTCCCTTGCCTACTCGACGCAGATCATCGCTCAGGCCGGCGGTCAGGGGGCCACGTTCCCGATTCTCGGCAGCGACACGCTGGACAGCAACAAGACGGCCGAAGCGGCCAAGAACGCCAAGGTCAAGCTGATCGTTTCCACCTTCTACCAAGAAGGCGGCTCGCCCGAG encodes:
- a CDS encoding ABC transporter substrate-binding protein, encoding MKKFWALLLAVGMMASAALAADKVVRIGVFEPASGDSGAGGKQEILGMQYANKITPTVEIGGVTYKVELVYADNGSSTDKAPTAAQQLVSSGVSLVLGSYGSAVSIAGSQYFADAGIPAIGVTCTNPQVTAGNKHYFRVCFLDPFQGTVLANYAYKVLGARTAYCLGELGNDYDIGLCHYFQVAFEKLGGKVVTDTFPTGNSDFTSYLTNAAMYGSDVFFCPVSLAYSTQIIAQAGGQGATFPILGSDTLDSNKTAEAAKNAKVKLIVSTFYQEGGSPEFDKGFKAWLNEDKEALMNNGGNDMISAVSVMGYDAYYTALMALKASASPDPKDVNKALWDVKYKGVSGMIAFNETGDAIRDSAFLKTVNFETGNWDFVAEQKVEE